A window of the Candida orthopsilosis Co 90-125, chromosome 1 draft sequence genome harbors these coding sequences:
- a CDS encoding Djp1 protein (similar to bacterial DnaJ), giving the protein MVVDTTYYDLLSIETTATSLDIKKAYRKAAIRLHPDKNPDDPDAAAKFQEVGQAYQVLSDEQLRRKYDKYGIQESIPSEGFEDPAEFFSMIFGGEAFKDWIGELTLLSELSKTAELSETEKKGEKDSKGEDLESEATPSGEQKKLSHAAHEESSSTEDEEKRKKEELEKFEEECRVKKLETRAELAKKLVDKLSLLTETDMKDDVIESFKAKMIYEAESLKMESFGLEILHTMGHVYKSKAKIFLKSQTFFGWGGLWSSIKEKGGVVKDTFRTVSAALDAQRTMEEYAQMQQDNEYHAQKEKEEEEAKHKAEQEMEKLEEELEEVQRQKEEEPKDGESAAADGKKKAQVEPPSHTPEELAEMEKYLLAKVLAAAWNGSKFEIQGTLRAVCDAVLEDEGLMLTERINRAKALKLMGEVFCTVTRTEQEDEEARVFEELVAEAGKKREKKKKKPKDV; this is encoded by the coding sequence ATGGTCGTCGATACAACATACTATGACCTTCTAAGCATTGAAACTACAGCAACGTCGCTTGATATCAAAAAGGCTTATAGAAAAGCGGCTATCAGATTGCATCCAGACAAAAACCCAGATGACCCAGATGCCGCtgcaaaatttcaagaGGTGGGACAAGCTTACCAGGTGTTGAGCGATGAGCAGTTGCGTCGCAAATATGACAAGTATGGAATACAGGAGTCTATACCTCTGGAGGGATTTGAGGACCCAGCTGAATTCTTTTCGATGATTTTTGGTGGCGAAGCGTTTAAAGACTGGATTGGAGAATTAACATTGCTACTGGAGTTGTCAAAGACTGCAGAATTATCTGAAACGGAGAAAAAGGGTGAAAAGGACAGTAAGGgagaagatttggaaagtgAAGCAACACCCTCTGGTGAACAGAAGAAATTGTCACATGCTGCTCATGAGGAATCTCTGAGTACCGAAGACGAAGAAAAGCGTAAGAAAGAAGAGTTGGAAAAGTTTGAGGAGGAATGTCGGGTTAAAAAATTAGAGACAAGAGCAGAACTTGCCAAAAAGCTTGTCGATAAGTTGTCGTTACTTACTGAGACGGATATGAAAGATGATGTTATTGAATCGTTCAAAGCAAAAATGATCTATGAAGCTGAGTCACTAAAGATGGAAAGTTTTGGGTTAGAAATATTACATACAATGGGCCACGTATACAAAAGCAAGGCAAagatatttttgaaaagtcaAACATTTTTTGGCTGGGGAGGATTATGGCTGTCTATAAAGGAGAAAGGTGGTGTGGTAAAAGACACGTTTAGGACAGTATCAGCGGCATTGGATGCACAGAGAACTATGGAAGAGTATGCCCAGATGCAACAAGATAATGAATACCATGCacaaaaggaaaaggaggaggaagaagCGAAGCATAAAGCTGAGCAGGAAATGGAAAAGCTTGAAGAGGAATTGGAAGAGGTACAGAGACAGAAAGAAGAGGAACCAAAAGATGGTGAGTCGGCTGCTGCTGAtggaaagaagaaagcGCAGGTTGAACCCCCAAGTCACACTCCTGAGGAATTGGCGGAAATGGAAAAATACTTACTAGCCAAAGTTCTTGCTGCTGCTTGGAATGGttcaaagtttgaaatacaGGGCACCTTGAGAGCCGTATGTGATGCAGTTTTGGAAGATGAGGGTCTAATGCTCACTGAAAGAATAAATAGAGCTaaagctttgaaattgatgggTGAAGTGTTTTGTACAGTTACAAGGACAGAGCAAGAAGACGAAGAGGCTCGAGTGTTTGAAGAGCTTGTTGCAGAAGCAGGTAAAAAGagagagaagaagaagaagaaaccaAAGGACGTATAG
- a CDS encoding Lkh1 leukotriene A(4) hydrolase: protein MSLVDRIRSRFHELDPSTQSNYADFKVNGTILELSVSFENKKIEGKVQYDLTNKGNADKLILDTSVLNIKEVTVDGSVAAFKMNKSKPVLGSALEISVPKTATINVEIAFETTDKCTAIQFIKGDTGPYVFSQCQAIHARSLFPCFDTPAVKSPYKFIGKSPAKVTMSGRPVENETPNVYVFNQPIPIPSYLVSITSGNLCKASIGPRSDVYSEPTNLRQCQWEFEKDMENYIQIAEALVFDYEWERFDSLVLPSSFPYGGMEIPNMTQLTPTLICGDRTQTTVMAHELAHSWSGNLVTNRSWEHFWLNEGWTVYLERRILGVIAAREARSKGKSDEESKTYGEQARQLDMISGWNSLVETCNTFDPLFTKLVIDLEGKDPDDSFSRIPYEKGFFFLYHLETKFGGVEQFDPFIKYYFKKFRYESLDTAQFVETLYEFFTPLGKKEVLDGIDWDKQLFSSGVPDEPVFDSTLATEVYKYGEKWVDYIKESNFAEIPFSEADVASFSSEQSMLFLEYLSEKFKALKVSAGLVRRLPSVYPKYASSQNGEILSVWNDILISNGSYRAEDEVVNNFADWLGHTGRMKYARPGYLLLKNGVSSEYAIAQFKKHESFYHPICKTMIEKDLGLI, encoded by the coding sequence ATGAGCCTCGTTGATAGGATAAGAAGCAGATTCCACGAATTGGACCCATCAACACAGTCAAACTATGCTGACTTCAAAGTCAATGGTACCATTTTGGAGTTGAGTGTTTCATTTgagaataaaaaaattgaggGGAAAGTTCAATATGACTTGACAAATAAAGGGAACGCTGACAAACTTATTCTTGATACTAGTGTGCTTAATATCAAGGAGGTCACGGTTGATGGGTCTGTTGCTGCTTTTAAAATGAACAAATCTAAGCCAGTGTTGGGGTCGGCTTTAGAAATCTCTGTACCCAAAACTGCAACAATCAATGTAGAGATTGCATTTGAAACCACTGATAAATGCACAgctattcaatttattaaaGGGGACACAGGCCCCTACGTATTCTCACAATGCCAAGCCATCCACGCTAGGAGCTTATTTCCTTGTTTTGATACCCCTGCTGTAAAGTCACCATACAAGTTTATTGGCAAATCGCCAGCAAAGGTGACAATGTCGGGTAGACCAGTGGAAAATGAGACCCCCAACGTGTATGTGTTTAATCAGCCTATACCAATTCCTTCGTATTTGGTATCCATCACCTCGGGTAATTTGTGCAAAGCCTCAATTGGACCTAGATCAGATGTCTACAGTGAACCCACCAACTTAAGACAATGTCAGTGGGAGTTCGAAAAAGACATGGAAAACTACATTCAAATTGCGGAAGCTTTGGTTTTCGATTACGAATGGGAAAGATTTGACTCGTTGGTTTTGCCATCGAGTTTTCCATATGGTGGTATGGAAATTCCAAACATGACGCAGTTGACACCAACGTTAATATGTGGTGACCGCACTCAAACCACAGTAATGGCCCACGAATTGGCCCACTCGTGGTCAGGAAATTTAGTGACAAACCGCTCGTGGGAACATTTTTGGTTGAATGAGGGTTGGACTGTGTACTTGGAGAGGAGGATCTTGGGAGTTATTGCCGCTAGGGAGGCCAGGTCCAAAGGAAAGAGTGATGAGGAGTCAAAAACATATGGTGAGCAAGCTAGACAATTGGATATGATATCCGGTTGGAATTCTTTGGTCGAGACTTGTAACACCTTTGATCCTCTATTTACCAAATTGGTGATTGACTTGGAAGGAAAGGATCCAGATGATTCATTCTCAAGAATCCCATATGAGAAGggttttttctttttgtatcATTTGGAGACAAAATTTGGAGGTGTTGAGCAGTTTGACCccttcatcaaatactaTTTTAAAAAGTTTAGATATGAATCTTTAGACACTGCACAGTTTGTGGAGACGTTGTATGAATTTTTCACTCCTTTGGGAAAGAAAGAAGTTCTAGACGGCATTGATTGGgataaacaattgttttcttctGGTGTTCCCGATGAACCTGTGTTTGACAGCACTTTAGCAACTGAAGTCTACAAGTACGGCGAAAAATGGGTGGATTACATCAAAGAGAGCAATTTTGCCGAGATTCCATTCAGTGAGGCTGATGTGGCCTCTTTCCTGAGTGAACAAAGTATGTTGTTTTTGGAATACTTGCTGGAAAAGTTTAAGGCATTGAAAGTTTCTGCTGGGCTTGTGAGGAGGTTGCCTCTGGTTTATCCAAAGTATGCCAGCAGTCAAAACGGTGAGATTCTTTCTGTATGGAATGACATCTTAATCAGTAATGGTAGCTACAGAGCTGAAGATGAGGTTGTCAACAACTTTGCTGACTGGTTGGGCCATACAGGAAGAATGAAATATGCTCGTCCTGGGtatttgttattgaaaaatgggGTAAGCAGCGAGTACGCCATCGctcaattcaaaaaacatGAATCATTCTACCATccaatttgcaaaacaatgaTTGAAAAGGATTTAGGTTTGATTTAA
- a CDS encoding Mni1 protein (S. cerevisiae homolog MNI1 has protein-histidine N-methyltransferase activity, has role peptidyl-histidine methylation, to form tele-methylhistidine and localizes to cytoplasm, nucleus): MSFAFGFTNEDLSDEDLNDGKQVDSKLSTRKERALDTFHVLPEHQPKVQSLNNILKSLENVRLTLDNYYTPNGHIVYRRELYDVKHQIMMEEKDVSSKLSELLIERNDADVQSNVYEGGFKSWECSYDTVDEIHDAINRKSFQLFNSSILELGCGTALPSCYILKRKFEECDHQEMCIVLSDFNYDVLRLVTVPNLLINWASTLPVEELHRLTTDDVNCRFENNEVFVTEGLIHEFERQLQISNVQLIPISGSWGREFNTIVEAHKIDFIISSETIYSTQTLPVVAESIKNILEKAGTKHGQALIAAKNIYFGVGGSVIEFLTYFESIKDSHFKIEVKEIIDSSLRRSLVRIDYEGN; the protein is encoded by the coding sequence ATGTCTTTTGCGTTTGGATTTACCAACGAAGATCTCAGTGACGAAGATCTCAATGACGGCAAGCAGGTGGATTCAAAGCTTTCAACCAGAAAGGAAAGGGCTTTAGATACCTTTCATGTGCTTCCGGAACATCAACCGAAAGTTCAATCTTTAAATAACATTCTCAAGTCATTGGAAAATGTTAGACTTACACTCGATAATTATTACACTCCAAACGGCCATATAGTATACAGAAGAGAACTTTATGATGTGAAACATCAGATCATGATGGAAGAGAAAGATGTACTGAGCAAACTAAGCGAATTGCTAATCGAGCGAAACGATGCAGATGTGCAAAGCAATGTTTACGAGGGAGGATTCAAAAGTTGGGAGTGTTCATACGAtacagttgatgaaatacATGATGCAATTAATAGGAAGAgctttcaattgtttaatctGTCGATATTGGAATTAGGATGTGGAACTGCCTTACCTAGCTGCTACATTTTAAAGCGGAAATTTGAAGAGTGCGATCATCAGGAAATGTGTATTGTATTATCCGACTTCAACTATGATGTTCTCAGACTAGTCACTGTACCCAAccttttgatcaattgggCATCAACCCTCCCAGTCGAAGAGTTACATAGATTAACAACTGATGACGTCAATTGtcgatttgaaaataacgAGGTATTTGTCACAGAGGGATTAATACACGAGTTCGAAAGGCAATTGCAGATATCAAATGTTCAGCTAATTCCGATCTCTGGATCATGGGGTAGGGAGTTTAACACTATTGTCGAAGcacacaaaattgatttcatcatcagttCAGAGACCATCTACTCCACTCAAACGTTACCTGTTGTTGCTGAGTCGATAAAGAACATACTTGAAAAAGCAGGCACCAAACATGGACAAGCTCTAATAGCAGCAAAGAATATCTATTTCGGTGTGGGAGGATCAGtgattgaatttttgaCATACTTCGAGTCAATCAAGGACTCTCATTTTAAGATTGAGGTGAAAGAAATTATTGATTCACTGTTGAGGAGATCGTTAGTTAGAATTGACTATGAGGGAAATTAG
- a CDS encoding Cox5 cytochrome oxidase subunit V has product MFTRSLQRQAVRFNSTVTKSAPRTLSNAYIGKLETRWTTLPKEDQQTIIEELKARMELPWQDLSAAEKKAAYYISFGEWGPRRPLYAPGEKSQIFWIVTGCVVGSVFLFGGIRMLAKPAPASLGREWQEKSDEYLKSKNANPFSGYSQIQ; this is encoded by the coding sequence ATGTTCACCAGATCGTTACAAAGACAAGCCGTCAGGTTCAACAGCACAGTCACAAAGTCAGCACCAAGAACCTTGTCCAACGCCTACATTGGTAAGTTGGAGACCAGATGGACCACCTTACCAAAGGAGGACCAGCAAACAATCATAGAGGAATTGAAAGCAAGAATGGAATTGCCATGGCAAGATTTGTCTGCCGCTGAGAAAAAGGCTGCTTATTACATCTCTTTTGGTGAATGGGGACCAAGAAGACCATTATATGCCCCAGGGGAAAAATCACAGATTTTTTGGATCGTCACTGGTTGTGTTGTAGGATCAGTATTCTTGTTTGGAGGTATCAGAATGTTGGCCAAACCAGCCCCAGCATCTTTAGGCAGAGAATGGCAAGAGAAGTCCGACGAATacttgaaatcaaagaacGCCAATCCATTCTCCGGTTACtcacaaattcaataa
- a CDS encoding transcription factor, with amino-acid sequence MEEFLKESPSEIPTAQDKPGEFNNFIYTTQDSERLDNPQSLNLNLDPLGEGRQQDYSLDLTNNNDENYKNDGSGNYFSSGSNINTNTPGSGFNSNTQLSGSEYLSPMGFSYNQQGSQTQSQNTVNNQYQSGHQRMNSDTFSGSNPGSFTSEPFLDDVAFSQAILGPQLNAPQYGTENLSPQSFSPQLQGTQPFVTNSANLDELISPGNNYDDSTFLNPQYFSPPNRQGNHFNSLRSIAEDTFDNNSGDIFSPELSRHGSISGPSYGQGNNIPQTNLYLSPQLNPASYVSPDFNDGSYLNSPPQYNSRSNNLNVPNMSSSIPNHPTRQEKWNSLSPLPSQSTALSTSVPNGKRDPSVPTKQLSKEEKLKRRREFHNAVERRRRDLIKERIKELGIIVPPSLLNPQLSAVQALQQKNNINSSDLNDLISSIKVKETKPNKSTILNKSVDYINHLNYVLKQQEVARNQLTKQIKQLEQSSIQGL; translated from the coding sequence ATGGAAGAATTCTTAAAAGAGAGTCCCTCTGAGATCCCCACCGCACAGGATAAACCCGGTGAATTTAACAATTTTATCTACACAACACAGGATAGTGAACGCTTAGACAATCCACAGTCGCTCAACTTGAACTTGGATCCACTTGGTGAGGGTAGACAGCAAGATTACTCTTTAGACTTGACCAACAATAACGATGAAAATTACAAGAACGATGGCTCGGGTAATTACTTCAGCAGTGGAAGCAATATAAACACAAATACCCCTGGTTCCGGCTTTAATTCAAATACCCAATTATCTGGAAGCGAGTACTTGAGTCCTATGGGATTTTCTTATAATCAACAGGGTCTGCAAACACAATCGCAAAACACAGTTAataatcaatatcaatcagGCCACCAAAGAATGAACTCGGACACATTTTCCGGATCCAACCCAGGTTCATTCACAAGTGAGCCATTTTTGGACGATGTGGCATTTTCACAGGCCATTTTGGGTCCACAATTAAATGCCCCTCAATATGGTACCGAGAATTTATCGCCACAGCTGTTTTCACCACAATTGCAAGGCACTCAACCATTTGTCACTAATTCAGCCAATTTAGACGAGTTGATTTCCCCTGGAAATAACTACGATGATAGCACGTTTCTCAATCCCCAATACTTTTCTCCACCAAACCGACAGGGAAACCATTTCAATTCCTTGCGATCAATTGCCGAAGATACGTTTGACAACAATTCGGGAGATATCTTTAGTCCAGAATTGTCTAGACATGGAAGCATCAGTGGACCATCATATGGACAAGGAAACAATATCCCTCAGACAAACTTATATTTATCACCTCAATTGAACCCCGCGTCTTATGTTTCACCGGATTTTAATGATGGCTCCTACTTGAACTCACCTCCTCAATACAACAGCCGCTCCAATAATCTAAATGTTCCAAATATGAGCTCTTCGATTCCAAATCACCCAACAAGACAGGAGAAATGGAACTCGTTATCACCGCTACCCTCGCAGTCCACAGCACTAAGCACTTCTGTCCCTAATGGGAAACGTGACCCGTCAGTGCCCACCAAACAGCTTTCAAAGgaagagaaattgaaaagacgCCGAGAATTTCATAATGCAGTTGAGCGAAGAAGACGTGATTTGATTAAGGAGAGAATAAAAGAATTGGGGATTATTGTTCCTCCTTCGTTATTGAATCCGCAATTGAGTGCAGTACAAGCCTTGCAACAGAAGAATAATATCAATTCGAGCGACTTGAATGACTTGATCAGTTCCATCAAGGTTAAAGAGACGAAACCTAATAAGTCAaccattttgaacaaatcgGTCGATTATATCAATCATTTAAATTATGTGTTGAAGCAGCAAGAGGTAGCCCGAAACCAATTGACCAAGCAAATCAAACAGTTAGAGCAGAGTAGTATTCAGGGTTTATAG
- a CDS encoding Sft2 membrane protein has translation MPDTENVFRQSFRSWNVRSTQPANSRPVLSEWTDYIKSGANDIYSRLPSSIQDATNSNPAQEPSWFNLSRLERLVGFGCCLAASILCFVLCFFMFPVLALRPRKFGLLWTGGSILFLVSFGVLQGPHSYIRHLLSRDRIVFTTVFFTSILLTLYSSVVIKSSLLTIFTSVIEILAVAYYTVSYFPFGATTLTFFTSYIFGYLGGLIGGIL, from the coding sequence ATGCCAGATACAGAGAACGTGTTTAGACAACTGTTTCGCAGCTGGAACGTGAGGTCTACACAGCCGGCAAACAGTCGACCCGTACTACTGGAATGGACTGACTATATTAAATCCGGCGCTAATGACATTTACAGCAGATTGCCGTCATCCATTCAAGATGCTACCAACAGCAATCCCGCACAAGAACCATCGTGgttcaatttatcaagacTTGAGCGGTTAGTTGGGTTTGGTTGCTGCCTCGCAGCATCGATCttgtgttttgttttatGCTTTTTCATGTTTCCAGTGTTGGCCTTGAGACCTAGGAAGTTCGGGTTGCTTTGGACAGGTGGCtctattttgtttcttgtttcaTTTGGTGTTTTGCAAGGGCCACATAGCTATATACGACATTTACTATCGCGTGATCGGATAGTGTTTACCACGGTCTTTTTCACATCGATCTTATTGACCTTATACTCCAGTGTGGTGATAAAGAGTAGTTTGCTAACGATATTCACAAGTGTTATCGAAATTTTGGCTGTGGCTTACTACACTGTCAGTTATTTCCCTTTTGGTGCCACTACACTAACATTTTTCACAAGTTATATATTTGGCTACCTTGGTGGTTTAATCGGAGGAATTTTATAA
- a CDS encoding Hnt1 protein (protein with similarity to protein kinase C inhibitor-I) produces MSSNASCIFCKIIKGEIPSFKLIETAKTYSFLDIQPTAKGHVLIIPKHHGAKLHNIPDDYLSDLLPVVKRLTRVLKLDENNTPEGEGYNVLQNNGRIAHQVVDHVHFHLIPKRDDKTGLIVGWPAEETNFPKLEEYYNELKKELEKEESEKL; encoded by the coding sequence ATGTCATCAAACGCTTCTTGtatcttttgcaaaatcattAAGGGAGAAATCCCATCCTTTAAATTGATCGAAACTGCCAAGACCTATTCGTTCTTGGACATTCAGCCAACAGCCAAAGGTCATGTATTGATTATTCCTAAACATCACGGGGCAAAACTCCACAACATCCCGGATGATTATTTGAGCGACCTTTTGCCCGTTGTCAAGAGATTGACCCGcgttttgaaattggatgaaaacAACACTCCAGAAGGTGAAGGGTACAATGTGTTACAAAACAATGGAAGAATTGCTCACCAAGTTGTTGATCATGTGCATTTCCACTTAATTCCTAAGAGGGATGATAAAACAGGATTAATTGTTGGATGGCCAGCCGAGGAAACCAATTTCCCCAAATTAGAGGAGTACTACAAcgaattgaaaaaggagttggaaaaagaagagagtGAAAAGTTGTAA
- a CDS encoding Cdc48 microsomal ATPase, whose amino-acid sequence MTGEEDKKQHFDASGASAVDDKTATAILRRKKKDNALVVDDATNDDNSVITMSSNTMELLQLFRGDTVLVKGKKRKDTVLIVLADDDMDDGVARINRCVRNNLRVRLGDIITVHPCPDIKYANRISVLPIADTIEGITGSLFDLYLKPYFVEAYRPVRKGDYFTVRGGMRQVEFKVVEVDPEEIAIVAQDTIIHCEGEPINREDEENNMNEVGYDDIGGCKKQMAQIRELVELPLRHPQLFKSIGIKPPKGILMYGPPGTGKTIMARAVANETGAFFFLINGPEIMSKMAGESESNLRKAFEEAEKNSPSIIFIDEIDSIAPKRDKTNGEVERRVVSQLLTLMDGMKARSNVVVIAATNRPNSIDPALRRFGRFDREVDIGVPDAEGRMEILRIHTKNMKLADDVDLEAIASETHGFVGADIASLCSEAAMQQIREKMDLIDLEEETIDADVLNSLGVTQENFRFALGNSNPSALRETVVENVNVTWDDIGGLDNIKNELKETVEYPVLHPEQYQKFGLAPTKGVLFFGPPGTGKTLLAKAVATEVSANFISVKGPELLSMWYGESESNIRDIFDKARAAAPTVVFLDELDSIAKSRGGSNGDAGGASDRVVNQLLTEMDGMNAKKNVFVIGATNRPDQIDPALLRPGRLDQLIYVPLPDEAARLSILNAQLRNTPLEPGLDLNEIAKITHGFSGADLSYIVQRAAKFAIKDSIEAQVKANKEKGEDVEMKGDGVAVEEEADPVPYITTSHFEEAMKTAKRSVSDAELRRYEAYASQLMASRGQFTNFKFNQGGAAFGEEQQNQEEDDLYS is encoded by the coding sequence atgacaGGAGAGGAAGATAAGAAACAACACTTTGATGCCTCTGGAGCATCCgctgttgatgataaaacAGCTACAGCTATTttaagaagaaagaaaaaagatAACGCCTTGGTCGTTGATGATGCAACAAACGATGACAATTCAGTTATTACCATGTCATCCAATACAATGgagttgttgcaattgtttcGTGGTGATACAGTCTTGGTTAAGGGtaaaaagagaaaggaTACAGTATTGATTGTTCTTGCGGATGACGACATGGACGATGGCGTTGCAAGAATCAATCGTTGTGTGCGTAACAACTTGCGCGTCAGACTAGGTGATATCATTACTGTTCATCCATGCCCTGATATCAAGTATGCAAATAGAATCTCAGTCTTGCCAATTGCTGACACCATTGAAGGTATTACAGGATCGTTGTTTGATCTCTATTTGAAGCCATATTTCGTCGAGGCTTATAGACCAGTTAGAAAAGGTGATTATTTCACGGTAAGGGGTGGTATGAGACAAGTTGAGTTTAAGGTTGTCGAAGTTGATCCAGAAGAGATTGCCATTGTGGCTCAGGATACCATTATCCATTGTGAAGGAGAACCTATTAATCGTGAAGATGAGGAAAACAACATGAACGAAGTCGGCTACGATGATATTGGTGGATGTAAAAAACAAATGGCACAGATTAGAGAGTTGGTTGAGTTGCCATTGAGACACCCACAGTTATTCAAGTCCATTGGTATTAAACCACCAAAAGGTATTTTGATGTATGGTCCTCCGGGTACTGGTAAAACAATCATGGCCAGAGCTGTGGCCAATGAAACCGGtgctttctttttcttaaTAAATGGTCCTGAAATCATGTCCAAAATGGCTGGTGAATCCGAATCGAACTTGAGAAAGGCATTTGAAGAGGCTGAAAAGAATTCTCCATCCATCATCTTTATCGATGAAATCGACTCTATTGCACCAAAGAGAGACAAAACTAAtggtgaagttgaaagaagagTTGTTTCGCAATTGTTGACTCTCATGGATGGTATGAAGGCCAGATctaatgttgttgttattgccGCCACCAATAGACCCAACTCCATTGACCCCGCTTTGAGAAGATTTGGTAGATTTGATAGAGAAGTGGACATTGGAGTTCCAGATGCCGAAGGTCGTATGGAGATTTTAAGAATCCACACAAAGAATATGAAATTAGCTGATGACGTTGATTTGGAAGCAATTGCGTCGGAAACTCATGGTTTTGTTGGTGCCGATATAGCATCCTTGTGTTCTGAAGCAGCTATGCAACAAATTCGTGAAAAGATGGATCTCATCGATTTGGAAGAGGAAACCATTGATGCCGACGTGTTGAACTCACTTGGTGTTACTCAAGAAAACTTTAGGTTTGCTCTCGGTAACTCCAACCCATCGGCATTGCGTGaaactgttgttgaaaatgtcaaTGTTACCTGGGACGACATTGGTGGATTGGATAACATCAAGAACGAATTGAAGGAAACTGTTGAGTACCCTGTTTTGCACCCAgaacaatatcaaaagtttGGTTTGGCTCCTACCAAGggtgttttattttttggCCCACCGGGTACAGGTAAGACGTTGTTGGCCAAAGCAGTTGCTACCGAAGTTTCTGCCAACTTTATTAGTGTTAAAGGTCCtgaattgttgagtatGTGGTACGGTGAGTCAGAATCCAATATTCGTGATATTTTCGACAAAGCAAGAGCTGCTGCTCCTACTGTTGTGtttttggatgaattggattcCATTGCTAAATCTAGAGGTGGTTCAAACGGTGATGCGGGTGGTGCTTCAGACAGAGTTGTTAACCAATTGTTGACAGAAATGGATGGTATGAATGCCAAGAAGAATGTCTTTGTTATCGGTGCTACCAACAGACctgatcaaattgatccTGCTTTGTTGAGGCCAGGTAGattggatcaattgatctATGTTCCATTACCAGATGAGGCAGCTAGACTCTCCATCTTGAATGctcaattgagaaatacACCATTAGAACCAGGATTGGACTTGAACGAAATTGCCAAGATTACTCATGGTTTCTCGGGTGCTGATTTGAGCTACATTGTACAAAGAGCTGCCAAGTTTGCCATCAAGGATTCGATCGAAGCTCAAGTCAAAGCTAACAAGGAGAAGGGCGAAGACGTTGAAATGAAGGGTGACGGTGTAgcagttgaagaagaggcTGACCCAGTTCCATACATCACCACCTCTCACTTTGAAGAGGCAATGAAGACAGCTAAGAGATCTGTTTCTGATGCGGAACTACGCCGTTATGAAGCATACGCCCTGCAGTTGATGGCTTCAAGAGGCCAGTTtaccaacttcaaattcaaccaagGTGGTGCTGCATTTGGCGaggaacaacaaaatcaagaagaagatgatttgTACAGTTAG